In Pseudomonas sp. ADAK2, the genomic window GTGACTTCAATGCCGGCCCAGCGGTTGAACGCCGAGGTTGAGTTGATCTGTTTGAGTGCGTTGAGCATGGCGAATCCCTCCGATTGAGGGATCAACATGCACCGGGTGTGCGGGGAAGTCATGGTGGATAAAGGTGGGTGATGGGCCGGGGGATTGGTGGTGAATAAGCTGGCCCCATCGCTGTAGGAGCAAAGCTTGCTCGCGAAGAACGATAGCGCGGTCCCACTGGACGCCCGCGACTGGTCGGGGCAGCATGGGCCCCTCGAAATCGAGGCTCCACTCATGCGACGTCTACCTTCCCTGGCCGCACTCAAAACCTTCGAATGCGCCGCCCGCCACGCCCATTTCGGTCGGGCCGCCGCCGAGTTGTGCGTGACCGACAGCGCCGTCAGCCATCAAATCCGCCAGCTCGAAGAGCAACTGGGCGTGTCGCTGTTTATCCGCGAAGGCCGGCAGATTCGCCCGACCATGGCCGCCGGGCGCCTGATGCAAAGCTTGCAACAAGCCTTCGAACTGATCGGCGAGGCCTGTGACGAGCTGCGCGATCCGTCATCGCTGGCGGTGCTGCGTCTGGCGGTCACCGCCGAGCTGGCGCAGAAGTGGCTGATGAGTCGCCTCACGGATTTTTACGTGCGCTACCCGCACATCACCTTGCACCTTTACGAGCAACCGATCGACGCCACCGCGCCAGGGGAAGATATCGACCTGGCGATCACCTACGGCACCGGTCCGGTGGACAGCAGCGCGTTCTTCGTTCGGCCCTTGCCGGCGTTACAGTTTTTCCCGGTGTGCAGCCCCGGCCTGTTCAACCAGGGCACGCTGAAAACCCCGAAAGACCTGGCGCGCCATTGCCTGCTGCACGACGATCAGGACGGCAAGACCTGGACCGCCTGGCTCACCAGCCATGCCGGCGACCCGCGTCCGGAACGGCAGCTGTATTTCGCCCACGCCGGGTTGGCGCTGGAAGCGGCGGCGCAAGGGCAGGGCGTGGCCATGGGCGACAACCTCACGGCGCAGGAAGACTTGCTCAGCGGTCGGCTGGTGCGGCCGTTCGCGGCCAACATCACCGCGCTGGGCCAATACGCGCTGGTCTGTGAACGTGTTCGCCT contains:
- a CDS encoding LysR substrate-binding domain-containing protein; its protein translation is MRRLPSLAALKTFECAARHAHFGRAAAELCVTDSAVSHQIRQLEEQLGVSLFIREGRQIRPTMAAGRLMQSLQQAFELIGEACDELRDPSSLAVLRLAVTAELAQKWLMSRLTDFYVRYPHITLHLYEQPIDATAPGEDIDLAITYGTGPVDSSAFFVRPLPALQFFPVCSPGLFNQGTLKTPKDLARHCLLHDDQDGKTWTAWLTSHAGDPRPERQLYFAHAGLALEAAAQGQGVAMGDNLTAQEDLLSGRLVRPFAANITALGQYALVCERVRLERPAVAQMLEWFNDQLVD